A single genomic interval of Juglans regia cultivar Chandler chromosome 1, Walnut 2.0, whole genome shotgun sequence harbors:
- the LOC109006540 gene encoding pentatricopeptide repeat-containing protein At2g20710, mitochondrial-like — protein sequence MKLFRSNPWRGYAISRVFGAFFYHTEIIPRSAPQIDSLYLRISRAGDPRVPIVRVIDQWLEEGRDVQNSELHKFIKQLRKYRRFKHALQISEWLSEQRNHDLSPGDFAIRLDLISKVHGLEEAEKYFDGIPDTSRITIHVYGALLNCYAEHKSLDKAEATMQKMRERGFLKTSLSYNVMLKLYSRLGKTEKLDSVMQEMEKKGIDWNMFTFNIRLNAYAATSDIEGIEKLLMKMEADPEITMDWNAYAVAANGYLKAGLHEKTIEMLKKAEQLVSGKTRKFAYETFLTLYTAIQNKAEVYRIWTLYGGMGKVWNSGYLCMISSLVKLDDLDSAEKILEEWESVTTFVDFRIPRVLITAYCNKGLLEKAEAYIDRLRESGTEVDSITWDRLASGYHAHGQVEKAVETMKQALLGNLPGYKPNRFILAECLEYLKEKGDVEAAEEILRLLGENCHFSTGICEKLRSYIHVESPSCKKAFDHLKEDDQMEGDNQVVDGETPGVMDLKSDRGS from the exons ATGAAGCTGTTTCGCTCAAATCCATGGCGCGGCTATGCCATTTCGAGGGTTTTCGGTGCTTTCTTCTATCATACCGAAATCATACCCAGGTCTGCGCCCCAAATCGACTCTCTCTACCTTCGCATTTCGCGGGCCGGTGATCCTAGGGTTCCGATCGTCCGAGTGATCGACCAGTGGCTCGAAGAAGGACGAGACGTCCAGAATTCCGAGCTTCATAAATTTATCAAGCAGCTCCGCAAATATCGTCGCTTCAAACACGCTTTACAG ATATCTGAATGGTTGAGTGAGCAAAGGAACCATGACCTATCCCCTGGAGACTTTGCGATTCGGCTAGATTTGATCTCAAAAGTCCATGGTCTAGAAGAAGCAGAGAAGTATTTTGATGGCATCCCTGACACTTCAAGAATCACCATCCACGTATATGGTGCTCTATTAAACTGCTATGCAGAACATAAATCTTTAGATAAAGCAGAGGCCACCATGCAGAAGATGAGGGAGCGAGGTTTTCTGAAAACATCTCTGTCTTATAAcgttatgttaaaactctattCTCGGTTGGGTAAAACTGAGAAACTAGACAGTGTAATGCAAGAGATGGAAAAGAAGGGCATTGATTGGAATATGTTCACATTTAACATTAGGTTGAATGCTTATGCAGCCACCTCTGACATTGAGGGAATAGAGAAGCTTTTAATGAAGATGGAAGCTGATCCTGAAATCACCATGGACTGGAATGCTTATGCTGTTGCAGCAAATGGATACTTGAAAGCTGGTTTACATGAAAAGACGATAGAAATGCTGAAGAAAGCAGAGCAACTCGTTAGCGGTAAAACCAGGAAGTTTGCTTATGAAACATTCCTCACTTTATACACGGCTATTCAGAATAAAGCGGAGGTGTATCGTATTTGGACTTTGTATGGAGGGATGGGGAAAGTCTGGAACTCGGGCTATCTTTGTATGATAAGCTCGTTAGTAAAGCTGGATGACTTGGATAGTGCTGAAAAGATCCTGGAGGAGTGGGAATCTGTAACTACATTTGTTGACTTTCGGATTCCACGCGTGCTGATCACTGCTTATTGCAATAAGGGTCTTTTGGAAAAGGCTGAAGCATATATAGACAGGCTTAGAGAGAGTGGGACGGAGGTAGACTCGATCACATGGGATCGACTGGCAAGTGGATATCATGCACATGGTCAGGTGGAGAAGGCAGTGGAGACAATGAAGCAGGCACTGTTGGGAAATCTACCAGGATACAAGCCCAACCGTTTTATATTGGCTGAATGTCTCGAGTACTTGAAAGAGAAGGGAGATGTAGAAGCGGCAGAGGAGATTTTGAGGTTACTTGgagaaaattgtcatttttcaaCTGGTATTTGTGAAAAATTACGAAGTTATATTCATGTTGAAAGTCCATCTTGTAAAAAGGCATTTGATCATTTGAAAGAAGATGATCAGATGGAAGGGGATAATCAGGTTGTGGATGGTGAGACTCCCGGAGTAATGGACCTCAAATCTGACCGTGGCAGCTGA